A single genomic interval of Rhizobium leguminosarum bv. trifolii WSM1325 harbors:
- a CDS encoding pseudouridine synthase, RluA family (KEGG: ret:RHE_CH03341 pseudouridylate synthase, ribosomal large subunit D protein~TIGRFAM: pseudouridine synthase, RluA family~PFAM: pseudouridine synthase; RNA-binding S4 domain protein~SMART: RNA-binding S4 domain protein) gives MSDPFKQAAGNRKVLTADESAEGRLDAWLTAQVGEEFSRSRIKALIKDGQVFLRGEPVTDPQRKVRTGDSFELTLPEPEDPTPQGEDIPLDILHEDDDVIVISKPSGLVVHPGAGNWTGTLVNALIHHCSNTLSGIGGVRRPGIVHRLDKDTTGVMVVAKNDIAHRHLSLQFADHGRTMPLERAYQAVVWGRPRSLSGMVDAPLGRATGDRTRRAVKRPDSQDADEAITHYQVVERFHEKPDATAFASLVECRLETGRTHQIRVHMAHIGHPLLGDTVYGAGFKTKANLLPEEIRKIVNGFGRQALHAFMLQFEHPRTGEIMHFEVPLPDDMVELVEALRR, from the coding sequence TTGAGCGACCCCTTTAAACAAGCAGCCGGCAATAGAAAAGTCCTGACCGCCGATGAAAGCGCCGAAGGCCGGCTGGACGCCTGGCTGACGGCGCAGGTGGGCGAGGAATTTTCGCGCAGCCGCATCAAGGCGCTGATCAAGGACGGCCAGGTTTTTCTGCGCGGCGAACCCGTCACCGACCCGCAGCGCAAGGTGCGCACCGGCGATAGTTTCGAACTCACGCTGCCCGAGCCGGAAGACCCGACGCCGCAGGGCGAGGACATCCCGCTCGATATCCTCCATGAGGATGACGACGTCATCGTCATCTCCAAGCCTTCCGGTCTCGTCGTCCATCCCGGCGCCGGCAACTGGACAGGGACGCTGGTCAACGCGCTGATCCACCATTGCAGCAATACGCTGTCCGGTATCGGCGGCGTGCGCCGCCCCGGCATCGTCCACCGTCTCGACAAGGACACGACAGGCGTCATGGTCGTCGCCAAGAACGACATTGCCCATCGCCACCTGTCGCTGCAATTTGCCGACCATGGCCGCACCATGCCGCTGGAGCGGGCCTATCAGGCAGTCGTCTGGGGCCGGCCCCGCTCACTGTCGGGCATGGTCGATGCCCCGCTTGGCCGCGCCACCGGCGACCGCACGCGCCGTGCCGTCAAGCGCCCCGACAGTCAGGACGCCGACGAGGCGATCACGCATTACCAGGTGGTCGAGCGCTTCCATGAGAAGCCGGATGCGACCGCGTTCGCCTCGCTGGTCGAGTGCCGCCTCGAAACCGGCCGCACCCATCAGATCCGTGTCCATATGGCCCATATCGGCCATCCGCTGCTCGGCGACACGGTTTACGGCGCCGGCTTCAAGACCAAGGCCAATCTCCTGCCCGAAGAGATCCGCAAGATCGTCAACGGTTTCGGCCGCCAGGCGCTGCATGCCTTCATGCTGCAGTTCGAGCATCCCCGCACCGGCGAAATCATGCATTTTGAGGTGCCGCTGCCGGATGATATGGTCGAACTGGTCGAAGCGCTGCGGCGATAA
- a CDS encoding diguanylate cyclase/phosphodiesterase with PAS/PAC sensor(s) (KEGG: rec:RHECIAT_CH0003591 putative sensory box/GGDEF family protein~TIGRFAM: diguanylate cyclase; PAS sensor protein~PFAM: EAL domain protein; PAS fold-3 domain protein; GGDEF domain containing protein~SMART: EAL domain protein; GGDEF domain containing protein) has product MQASKAGTALPEIKATRSEREFQDLLRRLELALDASQIGVWEHSIEQDGILWDAQMHRLYETGETCRLVPASLWSDAIHPDDRERAERDFEQAITTRGAYNSQFRIVLPSGEIRHLRSRAHFYVDAEGLPSFIGAEWDVTADILLNAELARQKVVAEARALALEESNARIEHVADHDYLTGLPNRRLLDKRLAELPADKSITTLAVLHLDLDQFKQINDSHGHAAGDAVLRAAALRITAAIPANGVVARVGGDEFVIVLVNFADLTELKLITEDVQRRLRKKIRFGQEMLQSGASIGVSWSGDRRARNLLAESDLALYQAKKLGRNRVEFFTRQLQEDLRSKRRLAEELKLGLERGEILPYYQLQLDARTREVIGFEALARWKHPEKGVLAPGVFLKIADEHGLAAEIDAAILKSVLEDRLFWLLRGLAVPRIAVNISASRLADPALLDKLRKLDIPPGVIVFELVETIFLDDSDEKLLDHIGGIKQMGIDIEIDDFGSGHASLIGLVKLRPKRLKIDRQLVTEVVSSAEQRRVVGSIVEIAKALDVEVIAEGIETEAHAVVLAQLGCDGLQGYAFGYPAPAAETDRLFSSMTSRIEKQKTAMGN; this is encoded by the coding sequence ATGCAAGCTTCTAAGGCTGGGACCGCGTTGCCAGAGATCAAAGCCACACGATCCGAACGGGAGTTCCAGGATCTTCTGCGTCGGCTCGAACTCGCTCTCGATGCATCCCAGATCGGTGTCTGGGAGCACAGCATCGAGCAGGACGGGATCTTGTGGGATGCACAGATGCATCGTCTCTACGAGACCGGCGAGACGTGCCGGCTGGTGCCGGCATCGCTTTGGTCGGATGCCATCCATCCCGATGATCGCGAGCGGGCCGAACGCGACTTCGAGCAGGCGATAACGACGCGCGGCGCCTATAATTCGCAATTTCGGATCGTGCTGCCGAGCGGTGAAATCCGCCATTTGCGTTCGCGCGCGCATTTCTATGTCGATGCGGAGGGTCTGCCTTCCTTCATCGGCGCCGAATGGGATGTGACGGCCGACATACTGCTCAACGCGGAACTGGCGCGGCAAAAGGTGGTGGCCGAGGCGAGGGCGCTGGCGCTCGAGGAAAGCAATGCCCGCATCGAGCATGTCGCCGATCATGACTATCTCACCGGCCTGCCGAACCGGCGCCTTCTCGACAAGCGGCTGGCGGAGTTGCCAGCCGACAAAAGCATCACGACGCTTGCCGTGCTGCATCTTGACCTCGACCAGTTCAAGCAGATTAACGACAGCCACGGTCATGCCGCTGGCGACGCCGTTCTCAGGGCCGCAGCACTTAGAATCACCGCCGCCATTCCTGCAAATGGCGTGGTCGCCCGCGTTGGCGGCGATGAATTCGTCATCGTACTGGTCAATTTCGCCGATCTCACTGAGCTGAAGCTGATCACCGAGGACGTCCAGCGTCGGCTGCGGAAGAAGATCCGCTTCGGCCAGGAGATGCTGCAATCCGGCGCCTCGATCGGCGTTTCCTGGAGCGGCGATCGGCGTGCGCGCAACCTGCTGGCCGAATCCGACCTGGCGCTCTACCAGGCCAAGAAGCTCGGGCGCAACCGCGTCGAATTCTTCACGCGGCAATTGCAGGAGGATCTGCGCTCCAAGCGTCGCCTCGCCGAAGAGTTGAAGCTTGGGCTGGAGCGCGGTGAGATCCTTCCCTATTATCAGCTGCAGCTCGACGCCCGGACGCGGGAGGTCATCGGCTTCGAGGCGCTGGCGCGCTGGAAACATCCGGAGAAGGGCGTGCTCGCTCCGGGGGTATTCCTGAAGATTGCCGATGAGCACGGACTTGCGGCGGAGATCGACGCGGCGATCCTCAAAAGCGTTCTCGAAGACCGGCTGTTCTGGCTGTTGCGCGGCCTTGCGGTTCCGCGCATCGCCGTCAATATCTCGGCGTCGCGGCTTGCCGATCCGGCACTGCTCGACAAGCTGAGGAAGCTCGATATCCCGCCCGGCGTGATCGTCTTCGAACTGGTCGAAACGATTTTCCTCGACGACAGCGACGAAAAACTGCTCGATCATATCGGCGGTATCAAGCAGATGGGCATCGACATCGAGATTGACGACTTCGGATCCGGTCATGCCTCGCTCATCGGTCTCGTCAAGCTGCGGCCGAAACGGCTGAAGATCGACCGGCAACTCGTCACCGAGGTCGTCAGCTCGGCCGAACAGCGGCGCGTGGTGGGTTCGATCGTGGAAATCGCCAAGGCACTCGATGTCGAGGTGATCGCCGAGGGCATCGAGACCGAGGCGCATGCCGTCGTGCTGGCGCAACTCGGCTGCGACGGCCTGCAGGGCTATGCGTTCGGTTATCCCGCACCGGCGGCGGAGACAGATCGTCTGTTCTCATCGATGACGAGCCGAATCGAAAAGCAGAAGACCGCGATGGGCAACTGA
- a CDS encoding RNA polymerase, sigma 32 subunit, RpoH (TIGRFAM: RNA polymerase sigma factor RpoH; RNA polymerase sigma factor, sigma-70 family~PFAM: sigma-70 region 2 domain protein; sigma-70 region 4 domain protein~KEGG: rec:RHECIAT_CH0003586 RNA polymerase sigma factor protein (sigma-70)), with amino-acid sequence MARNTLPSITAGEAGLNRYLDEIRKFPMLEPQQEYMLAKRYAEHGDRDAAHKLVTSHLRLVAKIAMGYRGYGLPIGEVVSEGNVGLMQAVKKFDAERGFRLATYAMWWIKASIQEYILRSWSLVKMGTTANQKRLFFNLRRLKGRIQAIDDGDLKPEHVSEIATKLKVSEEEVISMNRRLSGDASLNAPIKAAEGDGGQWQDWLVDDHDSQEDVLIEQDELDTRRRMLAKAMSVLNERERRIFEARRLAEDPVTLEDLSTEFDISRERVRQIEVRAFEKVQDAVRKEALERAKAVRVVEATA; translated from the coding sequence ATGGCCCGAAATACCTTGCCGTCCATTACCGCCGGTGAAGCCGGTCTCAATCGTTACCTCGACGAAATCCGCAAGTTTCCGATGCTGGAGCCGCAGCAGGAATACATGCTCGCCAAGCGTTATGCCGAGCATGGTGACCGCGATGCCGCCCACAAGCTCGTCACCAGCCATCTTCGCCTCGTCGCGAAGATCGCGATGGGTTATCGCGGCTACGGCCTGCCGATCGGCGAAGTCGTCTCCGAAGGCAATGTCGGACTGATGCAGGCCGTCAAGAAATTCGATGCCGAGCGCGGCTTCCGCCTCGCCACCTACGCCATGTGGTGGATCAAGGCCTCGATCCAGGAATATATCCTGCGTTCGTGGTCGCTGGTGAAGATGGGCACGACCGCCAACCAGAAGCGCCTGTTCTTCAACCTGCGCCGGCTGAAAGGCCGCATCCAGGCAATCGATGACGGCGACCTGAAGCCGGAGCACGTCTCGGAGATCGCCACCAAGCTGAAGGTCTCGGAGGAGGAGGTCATTTCGATGAACCGCCGCCTCTCCGGCGACGCCTCGCTGAACGCGCCGATCAAGGCGGCCGAAGGTGACGGCGGTCAATGGCAGGATTGGCTGGTGGACGACCATGACAGCCAGGAAGACGTGCTGATCGAACAGGATGAGCTCGACACCCGCCGGCGCATGCTGGCGAAAGCGATGAGCGTGCTGAACGAGCGCGAACGCCGCATCTTCGAGGCTCGCCGCCTCGCTGAAGATCCAGTGACACTGGAAGACCTTTCGACCGAATTCGACATCAGTCGCGAACGCGTTCGCCAGATCGAGGTCCGCGCCTTCGAAAAGGTGCAGGACGCGGTTCGCAAGGAAGCCCTGGAACGGGCCAAGGCCGTCCGCGTCGTTGAAGCCACGGCATAA
- a CDS encoding protein of unknown function DUF6 transmembrane (PFAM: protein of unknown function DUF6 transmembrane~KEGG: rec:RHECIAT_CH0003589 hypothetical conserved membrane protein) has product MQATAYICLVIATLCWGGNSVAGKLALGHISPMMLTFLRWFLAVAMIAAISLPQLRKDWPVVRKNLPLLLFYGVIGYTLFNAMLYSAVQYTTAINVAIEQAGIPMLIFLLNFMFFRTGISLAQCLGFGMTLIGVALTAAHGDLATLLQLSLNRGDGLMLIAIAAYSVYTIFLRWKPPLDWRTLMAVPALGAMLTSLPLLLWEAGRGAAQWPDQAGWVITLYTAIFPSLVAQILYIKGVVAIGANRAGLFINLVPVFGTLLSVALIGEQLQSFHVIALVLTLGGIAIAEKGRPKASSPTVPASPVD; this is encoded by the coding sequence TTGCAAGCCACGGCCTATATTTGCCTCGTTATCGCCACCCTCTGCTGGGGCGGCAACTCCGTCGCCGGCAAGCTCGCGCTCGGGCATATCAGCCCGATGATGCTAACCTTCCTGCGCTGGTTCCTTGCCGTCGCGATGATCGCCGCAATTTCGCTACCGCAACTGCGGAAGGACTGGCCGGTGGTGAGGAAGAACCTGCCGCTGCTCCTCTTCTACGGCGTCATCGGCTACACCCTTTTCAACGCTATGCTTTATTCGGCCGTGCAATATACGACGGCGATCAACGTCGCCATCGAGCAGGCCGGCATCCCGATGCTGATCTTCCTGCTGAATTTCATGTTCTTCCGTACCGGCATCTCGCTGGCGCAATGTCTCGGTTTCGGCATGACGCTGATCGGCGTCGCTCTGACCGCCGCGCATGGCGACCTCGCAACGCTGCTGCAACTCAGCCTCAACCGCGGCGACGGGCTCATGCTGATAGCCATTGCCGCCTATTCCGTTTACACGATCTTCCTGCGCTGGAAGCCGCCGCTCGACTGGCGCACGCTGATGGCGGTCCCGGCGCTCGGCGCCATGCTGACCTCGCTGCCGCTGCTCCTCTGGGAGGCCGGCCGGGGTGCCGCGCAGTGGCCGGACCAGGCCGGCTGGGTCATCACTCTCTACACGGCGATCTTCCCCTCGCTGGTGGCACAGATCCTCTATATCAAGGGCGTCGTCGCAATCGGCGCCAACCGCGCCGGCCTCTTCATCAATCTCGTGCCAGTGTTCGGAACGCTGCTCTCCGTCGCCCTGATCGGCGAGCAGCTGCAGTCTTTCCATGTAATCGCACTGGTACTGACCTTGGGCGGCATTGCCATCGCCGAAAAGGGCCGTCCCAAAGCTTCGTCGCCGACCGTGCCCGCCTCACCCGTGGATTAA
- a CDS encoding GCN5-related N-acetyltransferase (PFAM: GCN5-related N-acetyltransferase~KEGG: rec:RHECIAT_CH0003590 putative acetyltransferase protein~SNP /replace=A) produces MNSEFAVRSMRPGELELVLEWARQEGWNPGLDDSLAFLEADPSGFFVGSIGEVPVGSISVVKYGESFAFLGLYIVHPDFRGKGYGKAIWETGIASAGDRTIGLDGVAAQQDNYRKAGFEPAYSTIRYGGVATSLPVSTLVAQPVLDSRLEGLQRYDSAIFPQPRDAFLTSWCTGRRGRRSAVVRKSGKIRGYATIRRCYEGYKVGPLFANDADSAAALLAELIPEAKGAAVFIDIPAENHEAVALAEGIGLQPVFETTRMYRGSAPAIPLKHVFGVTTLELG; encoded by the coding sequence ATGAATTCGGAATTTGCCGTTCGTTCGATGCGGCCCGGCGAACTGGAACTCGTGCTCGAATGGGCGCGTCAGGAAGGCTGGAACCCTGGCCTCGACGATTCGCTTGCATTCCTCGAGGCCGATCCGTCAGGATTTTTCGTCGGCTCCATCGGCGAAGTCCCCGTCGGTTCGATCTCGGTCGTCAAATATGGTGAGAGTTTCGCCTTCCTGGGCCTTTACATCGTCCATCCTGATTTTCGCGGCAAGGGTTATGGCAAGGCGATCTGGGAGACGGGCATTGCCAGCGCGGGAGACCGCACGATCGGTCTCGACGGCGTCGCCGCACAGCAGGACAACTACCGCAAGGCCGGCTTCGAGCCAGCCTATTCCACCATTCGCTACGGCGGCGTCGCCACCTCCTTGCCGGTCTCGACGCTTGTCGCGCAGCCGGTGCTGGATTCACGCCTCGAAGGCCTGCAGCGCTATGATTCGGCGATCTTTCCGCAGCCGCGGGATGCCTTCCTCACCTCCTGGTGCACCGGCCGCAGGGGCCGCCGTTCGGCGGTGGTGCGCAAGAGCGGCAAGATCCGCGGTTACGCCACGATCCGCCGCTGCTACGAGGGCTACAAGGTCGGCCCGCTCTTTGCCAATGATGCCGACAGCGCCGCGGCGTTGCTTGCCGAATTGATCCCCGAGGCGAAGGGGGCCGCGGTCTTCATCGATATTCCCGCAGAGAACCACGAGGCGGTCGCGCTTGCCGAAGGCATCGGTCTTCAACCGGTGTTCGAGACGACACGCATGTATCGCGGGTCGGCGCCGGCCATTCCGCTGAAGCACGTCTTCGGCGTGACGACGCTGGAGCTTGGTTAA
- a CDS encoding adenylosuccinate synthetase (KEGG: ret:RHE_CH03344 adenylosuccinate synthetase~TIGRFAM: adenylosuccinate synthetase~PFAM: adenylosuccinate synthetase~SMART: adenylosuccinate synthetase), whose amino-acid sequence MTNVVVVGSQWGDEGKGKIVDWLSERADIVVRYQGGHNAGHTLVIDGTSYKLSLLPSGVVRPGKMAVIGNGVVVDPHALIAEIGRLEAQGVTVTPDNLRIADNATLILSLHRELDAMREDAASNSGTKIGTTRRGIGPAYEDKVGRRAIRVMDLADIESLSGKVDRILTHHNALRRGLGVAEVSHQTIMDELTSIADRVLPFRDTVWLFLDKERRKGARILFEGAQGSLLDIDHGTYPFVTSSNTVAGQAAAGSGMGPGSLGYILGITKAYTTRVGEGPFPTELTDEIGQFLGEKGHEFGTVTGRKRRCGWFDAALVRQSVATNGITGIALTKLDVLDGLEELKICVGYMLDGEQIDHLPASQGAQARVEPIYVTLEGWKESTVGARSWADLPAQAIKYVRQVEELIGAPVALLSTSPERDDTILVTDPFED is encoded by the coding sequence ATGACGAACGTAGTCGTGGTCGGTTCGCAATGGGGTGACGAAGGCAAGGGCAAGATTGTCGACTGGCTTTCGGAGCGTGCGGATATTGTCGTGCGCTATCAGGGCGGACACAATGCCGGCCATACGCTCGTCATCGACGGCACGAGCTATAAGCTCTCGCTGCTGCCGTCCGGCGTCGTGCGCCCGGGCAAGATGGCCGTCATCGGCAACGGCGTCGTCGTCGATCCGCATGCGCTGATCGCCGAGATCGGCCGGCTGGAGGCACAGGGCGTGACGGTCACGCCTGACAATCTGCGCATTGCAGACAATGCGACGCTCATTCTTTCGCTGCATCGCGAGCTCGACGCGATGCGCGAGGATGCGGCGTCGAACAGCGGCACCAAGATCGGCACGACGCGCCGCGGCATCGGCCCGGCCTATGAAGACAAGGTCGGCCGCCGCGCCATCCGCGTCATGGATCTTGCCGATATCGAGAGTCTTTCCGGCAAGGTCGACCGTATTCTGACGCATCACAATGCGCTTCGCCGCGGCCTCGGCGTTGCCGAAGTCAGCCACCAGACGATCATGGACGAGCTGACCTCGATCGCCGATCGGGTGCTGCCTTTCCGTGATACGGTCTGGCTCTTCCTCGACAAGGAGCGCCGCAAGGGTGCTCGCATCCTCTTTGAAGGCGCGCAGGGCAGCCTGCTCGATATCGATCACGGCACCTATCCCTTCGTGACCTCCTCGAACACGGTGGCCGGCCAGGCGGCAGCCGGTTCCGGCATGGGGCCCGGCTCGCTCGGTTACATTCTCGGCATCACCAAGGCCTATACGACGCGCGTCGGCGAAGGCCCGTTCCCGACCGAGCTCACCGACGAAATTGGCCAGTTCCTGGGCGAGAAGGGGCATGAGTTCGGTACTGTGACGGGGCGTAAGCGCCGCTGCGGCTGGTTCGACGCGGCACTTGTGCGCCAGTCAGTCGCTACCAACGGCATCACGGGCATCGCGCTCACCAAGCTCGACGTGCTCGACGGTCTCGAGGAATTGAAGATCTGCGTCGGCTATATGCTCGACGGCGAACAGATTGATCATCTTCCCGCAAGCCAGGGAGCGCAAGCTAGGGTCGAACCGATCTACGTCACCCTGGAGGGATGGAAGGAATCGACCGTCGGCGCCCGCAGTTGGGCGGATCTGCCGGCACAGGCGATCAAATATGTTCGCCAGGTCGAAGAGCTGATCGGGGCACCCGTCGCGCTCCTTTCCACCAGCCCGGAGCGGGATGACACGATACTTGTGACCGATCCGTTTGAGGATTAA
- a CDS encoding conserved hypothetical protein (KEGG: rec:RHECIAT_CH0003587 hypothetical protein) — protein sequence MADFIAVIRRAVDGLAENTPEMRVKVYERARGAVQRQLENMKPRPPEAMLQRQLEKLEAAIREVEGEHSEAMPLDEPVAAVTASESFEEQAVHDESEPAPETAVEEPAYEAYAEPQAAEAADEPDHVEAAAPQQAEEEVAAEEPLSQETLVSPETAAPAETPVSAETPVSPETSGPAETYWHPSHEEEAPAEEWHASEARDVAAEDVPAEHGGWEPPAAHRSEQADEDRADGQHALEADEIAAEPAAVESEEPEAEEAYEPVEPLQPITRGIDHASNRLVEPVADFDRPQEFVEHSREEPLQAEAAAHFDPVWTEPVAETPAPAPKDAETEWAEEELRQYSETAPAPITADASARAFEEVISSLEKVAPAAIMPAAKESFSWETAAFDDLPPIEADSGKKTPVASHFDDVDIFAEVHNGKPAPASGAPSEDWREAKALRGYDRRGSVAADDDDANPSMDIDQIVASKLQGKSFRMEPKRRRFGIGTVITLIFALILIGGGAYAGWTNREALVAMVDGLVSSAPSQATRNEAATPPDGSSTPAQPGAVTPAQPTAPGAQNTPATPAQPNPQVASMNNDGAAANSKFTQRLLTDGTEVDSGPATVPGTPTAEGKSVAEQNVAAADTPPASAQGDAAPAATPTPNGAAASPPQAAPVGSSQKMFLYEERIGQSSPTAIEGSVVWSVQHEAGQGGRQEATVQGNVTVPERNLSALVTFKRNSDPSLPASHLVEIVFSVPPNFEGGSIDSVQRISMKRTEQDRGDALIAVPAKITDDFHMIALNDYPDARKANLDLMSTRNWIDIPITYRNGRRALLTMEKGGTGTDAFNTAIKEWTALGDVSTSQ from the coding sequence ATGGCGGATTTTATTGCAGTCATTCGGCGGGCCGTCGACGGCCTGGCTGAAAATACCCCCGAGATGCGGGTGAAGGTCTACGAACGTGCCCGCGGCGCAGTGCAGCGGCAGCTCGAGAACATGAAGCCGCGTCCGCCGGAAGCCATGCTGCAACGCCAGCTCGAAAAGCTCGAGGCTGCCATCCGCGAAGTGGAAGGCGAACACTCCGAGGCGATGCCGCTCGACGAGCCGGTTGCAGCCGTCACCGCGTCGGAATCCTTCGAAGAGCAAGCGGTTCACGACGAAAGCGAACCGGCGCCGGAGACGGCAGTCGAGGAACCGGCATACGAAGCCTATGCGGAACCGCAGGCGGCCGAGGCCGCCGACGAGCCCGATCACGTGGAAGCCGCCGCACCGCAGCAGGCTGAGGAAGAGGTCGCTGCCGAGGAACCTCTTTCCCAGGAAACACTCGTTTCCCCTGAAACAGCCGCTCCCGCGGAAACCCCTGTTTCCGCCGAGACACCGGTTTCGCCGGAGACATCCGGTCCGGCCGAAACATACTGGCATCCCTCGCATGAGGAGGAAGCGCCGGCCGAGGAATGGCATGCCAGCGAGGCGCGCGACGTCGCTGCTGAAGACGTGCCGGCCGAACATGGCGGCTGGGAGCCGCCTGCCGCGCATCGCAGCGAGCAAGCCGACGAAGACCGTGCCGACGGGCAGCATGCCCTGGAAGCCGACGAGATCGCGGCCGAACCGGCGGCGGTGGAAAGCGAGGAGCCGGAGGCCGAGGAGGCTTACGAGCCCGTCGAGCCGTTGCAGCCGATCACCCGCGGCATAGATCATGCATCCAACCGCCTTGTAGAGCCGGTCGCCGATTTCGATCGTCCGCAGGAGTTCGTCGAGCACAGCCGCGAGGAGCCGTTGCAGGCCGAAGCTGCGGCGCATTTCGACCCCGTCTGGACCGAGCCCGTTGCCGAAACGCCGGCTCCGGCGCCCAAGGATGCGGAGACCGAATGGGCGGAAGAGGAACTCCGGCAATATTCGGAGACGGCGCCGGCGCCGATTACCGCCGATGCCTCGGCGCGCGCCTTCGAGGAGGTGATATCGAGCCTCGAAAAAGTGGCACCCGCCGCCATCATGCCGGCCGCCAAGGAAAGTTTTTCCTGGGAGACGGCCGCCTTCGACGATCTGCCGCCGATCGAGGCCGACAGCGGTAAGAAGACACCGGTTGCCTCTCATTTCGACGATGTCGATATTTTCGCGGAAGTGCACAACGGCAAGCCGGCGCCCGCTAGCGGCGCGCCGAGCGAGGACTGGCGAGAAGCGAAAGCGCTGCGCGGCTACGACCGCCGCGGCTCGGTCGCCGCTGACGACGATGACGCCAATCCGTCGATGGATATCGATCAGATTGTCGCCTCCAAGCTGCAGGGCAAGAGCTTCCGTATGGAACCGAAGCGCCGCCGCTTCGGCATCGGCACCGTGATCACGCTCATCTTCGCACTCATCCTGATTGGTGGCGGCGCCTATGCAGGCTGGACGAACAGAGAGGCATTGGTGGCGATGGTCGACGGGCTCGTCAGCTCGGCACCGTCGCAGGCGACCAGGAACGAGGCGGCAACGCCGCCGGACGGTTCGTCGACGCCTGCCCAGCCGGGCGCGGTGACGCCAGCCCAGCCGACCGCACCAGGAGCGCAGAATACTCCAGCGACGCCGGCACAGCCGAACCCGCAGGTAGCGTCAATGAACAATGACGGCGCTGCGGCCAATTCGAAATTCACCCAGCGGCTGCTGACTGATGGAACTGAGGTCGATAGCGGACCGGCGACCGTGCCGGGAACGCCGACCGCGGAAGGAAAATCGGTGGCCGAACAGAATGTCGCGGCAGCCGATACGCCGCCTGCCAGCGCGCAGGGTGATGCGGCACCCGCCGCCACGCCGACGCCGAACGGTGCGGCGGCATCGCCGCCGCAGGCCGCGCCCGTCGGTTCGTCGCAAAAGATGTTCCTCTATGAGGAGCGCATCGGCCAGAGCTCGCCGACGGCGATCGAGGGATCGGTCGTCTGGAGCGTGCAGCACGAGGCCGGCCAGGGCGGCCGGCAGGAGGCGACGGTGCAGGGCAATGTCACGGTTCCTGAGCGCAATCTCTCGGCTCTCGTCACCTTCAAACGCAATTCCGATCCGTCGCTGCCGGCAAGCCATCTCGTCGAGATCGTCTTCTCGGTGCCGCCGAATTTCGAAGGCGGCAGCATCGACAGTGTCCAGCGCATCTCGATGAAGCGCACGGAACAGGACCGCGGCGATGCGCTGATCGCGGTTCCGGCCAAGATCACCGACGATTTCCATATGATCGCGCTCAACGACTACCCTGATGCGCGCAAGGCCAATCTCGACCTGATGTCGACCCGCAACTGGATCGATATTCCGATCACCTACCGCAACGGCCGCCGCGCGCTGCTGACGATGGAAAAGGGCGGTACGGGAACGGACGCCTTCAATACTGCGATCAAGGAATGGACCGCGCTCGGAGATGTGTCGACGAGCCAATGA